Within the Setaria viridis chromosome 3, Setaria_viridis_v4.0, whole genome shotgun sequence genome, the region TTTCATATTTCTAGTTTGGTATTAGAATGTTAAGAGAACAAACACATAGAGGGCGGGCACCCCTCCTTGTTCGTTCCTTTACTTGGGAATAAGCGTGTGAATCTAGATAGTATATTAGATCATCAGTTCGTTTGGAATGAGGTGCGTGTCACTGCACGTGCGCTCAGCAGCTAGCTGTTGTGAGGATGGAAAGACATTATTTCAAACAGCGACTAGAGAATACTAGTAGGTGGAACAGATATAAAGGTAGCTGTTTCTAATTACCGAAGGAATACATTTAGCTGATGAGAGCTCGGGACAAATTTATGGACTTGGATGAGAGCTCGAGACAAGTTTTAGAGATTGTTACGTACATTTCAAGAGTACCGGGATCAGGATGAGAGCTCGGGACAAGTTTAAGTACTGCTATGTGTATTTTGAGAGTAATGAGACTGCGATGAGAACTTGGGACAAAGTGTAAGGACCACTGGTGAAATTACTCTTTGCTCCAAGTATCTCATGGAGTTGAGGTTGGTACTTGGTATGGTATTTGTATTTCCTTTGGTCGTACTATAAAGGAAAGGAAGATGTTAATAGTGTCTTACATTCTTACCATTATAGTGAAAGCTAGAAATATCCCTTCACCTACTCACATTCACTTATCTTGAACAATTGGTAGGGCCATAGAGAGTTATATAATAAGAGAAAGAAGAATCACTAGAATCAGGATCCTAGCTTGTTACTCTTAGTGATTGGTATCCCACCTAGACGACTCAGTGTCGTATTCATCTTTGTGAGGCTCATTagcttggagccttggaggaGTATTGTGGAAACCACAATATAAAAACTGAACTGGGTATCCATACCCTCTCCACAAATCCACACCCACTTCAAATGGGGAGGGtatgggtagaaaattatatacccattGGAAATGAGGAGGGTATAATTAATCAATTGAATATGTATATTTACGTAGCacaaagttaattatccattggatatgggtgGGATTGGGGAGGGTATGAAGTGGATAATACTTATTTGGATTTAGGTGTGAACAAGAGTGGGTTTGTCCATACCCTCCCCGATGGCAGGCCTAGCTACACCCGCTCCAACAAAGACTAGTGGGGAACTCGAGAACTCATCACAGAAGGTTGATGGAGAAAAATCTTCAGAAAACATTTCAATTGCTATAATTTACATTGTAAAATTTTCAGTTACTTATGGTTAGAACTAGAGTGCAAAACTTTGAGCGTTTGTTATACACACAGACACACTAGAAATTGATAGCACATATTTAAGCATACGGGGGTTTATAATTGATGATCGATATACATCTAGTTAAGTTTCTAGTTGTTGGATAAATCTTTAGAACCCAGTTCATCCCATTCTGAAGTCCTTCGGCGCATATAGATCAGGTCTATGATGGCTCATGCGGTTCCATAGCCTTGTCAGATTATTGGGTATGCCTTGCTGAAGCCTGAAGGTGGAGGATGGGTTTCCTTTTCAAAGCTGTGTGTAGAGAGGTCCAGCGAGTGATGGTACTTGGTAAGTGAGACAACGATGAAGCCAGTTGGTTCGGTGCTTTTTTGAGGAAATTCGATCGAATCCTTAGCTTTTAAATAAGTTTGGGCACAAAAAGCACTCGTGGCGCTGATTTGACACACGCAGATAGACACGGTTTATCCTGTCGTGTCAGCTGTCGAGCTGTCATTCGCTACTCCATGCAAGCTGATATTGGCCGGCGTGTGCATGCAGGCATGCATCAACAGTGGGCGGGGTAATGCTCTTGGTGGGCCTCCGTCTGTTCGGTTTCGAAGATTGAGCCCATGCCTTTGCAGTTTAAACAtttgcccttttcctttttttctgcTTAATTAATGAAATGTCTTTACCGCTgcataaaataaaaatacactTTTGAATCGAGGTTATTTGAAAAAGTAccgcttttttttaaaaaatatggtCTTGCGATCAAATCTAATACACGACCGCGCACGCATCACAGCACACTCTATCAATCACGCACTAAGAAACACATGGGGATAGGACTTTGAGCATGGGCAACACTATGGTCCCAGCAGGTGCGAGTTAAACATAACTGGCAAATAAACAAGGTAATTCTACAGGAGCACGGCGGTAGCAATCAAATTGGCTTATCGCAGGAGCGCGTGGACTTGGACCTAGCTCAAACGAACTACACTTTTATTATTAATTGGTTCGTCGGAATTGCCTCCCATGATTATTTCCACAGAAATTTCCATGTTGACCAGGCAACAAGTTTGTTCGTTGCCAAGGCAAAAGTATCCTAATGTCAGCATGTCACGCCGCTAGGCAGCCTCCCTGACCTGCCTGCTAGCTAACTGCTGAATAGCACAAGGGCAATATGAGCTGCAGCATCTGGTTGCTTTTTGTTCTGCCTGTTCTTGACAATAACCTCCACTGCACTTTTGTGTGTAGGATAGATTCATCGCGAGTTGCGAACTAAGCGTAGTTGATGCTATGTCGATTGAGTTGCTTATGATGGAACCTATGGAATTTTATTCACTTGGCatccaggggcggatccagcgtGGGCCGCGCAGCCCATCGGGTCGACGGTCTCTTAGAGCTAGCGATGTCCATACATAGCAATAGGACgtgtggaaaaaaaaaactgtcagGAGTAATAAGCCAGGCCAGACGTCGCCTGTATATCCAATTCAGTTTTGCCTTTTGTCCAGCTACAAGAGACGCCTAAACGTGCTTAAAACGTTTGCAACGAGCTTGAAACGTACCCCAGGGTTACGGTGAGGAGACCAAGATGCTTCTTCCCCTCAAAGGCACCTACATCTCTATACATTATCCATGCCACTGGTCACTTtttgtcatcttcttctccgGTCCAcccaaaggaaaaggaaacgCACATCACATCGCTACCGTTTCCGCCTCGAGAATTCAGACGGCCAGCGGCAGCCAACGCGGTCGGTCGCTGATGATGTACGGGTGAGACTGGGACCCAGTGTCAGCGTCAGCCCGGCGTCTAGAGGCCGGCCAGTTGACTCGGTCAGCCGGTCAGCCGGTCCACCCAGTCCGACGTGTAATCCCGAGCCCATCCTGGCCGTCCATCTCCCCCGTCCCACCATCTCGACCGTCGATTCCGTTGCAGAACCCCCTCGCGCGCGGCGCGTCAGCTACTCGCCCACTCTTCCTCGCGTCACCGCACGGAAACCgcgtcctcttctccttcttcttcagtttctcctccgcctcttcgATCCTCCCAACTCCCAAAAGGCGGAGGAGGCGATCGTCAGCGGCGATAGCCAGAGGGACCAAAGGCCGCCATGTCGATCCGCAAGGCGCTGGGCGCGGTGAAGGACCAGGCCACCATCGGCATCGCCCGGGTCTCGGGCGCCGTGAAGCCCGACCTCGACGTCGCCATCGTGCGCGCCACCTCCCACGACGACGCTCCCCCCGACGACCGCCACGCGCGCGaggtgctccgcctcgcctccggcGGGTCCCAGCGCGCCTGCGTCGCCTCCCTGGCGCGCCGCCTCGCGCGGACCCGCGACTACGTCGTCGCCGCCAAGTGCCTCGCGCTGCTgcaccgcctcgccgccgagggGGACCCGCACCTTCGCGGTGAgctcctccgcccggccccgaGCGGGAGGCGCGCGGGGGAGCCCGTGCTGTCGCTGCTCCTCGACTTCCGCGACGAGGCGCACGCCGCGTCGTGGGAACACTCGGCGTTCGTCCGTGCCTACGCGCTCTACCTCGACGAGCGCCTCCGGTTCCTCGTCTCCCTCCTgcccccgccccgcgccgtgCGGTTCGCCGACGACTACAATAACGCCGTCAGCGGCGCGTcctccccgcccgcgccggcggcgatggtgccggTGGGCGACATGGACCCCGACGGCCTCCTAATCCGCGCGCGCCAGCTGCGGCAGCTGCTCGACCGCTTCCTCGCGTGCCGCCCCGCGGGCGCCGCCCGGACCAGCCGCGTCGTGCTCGCCGCGCTCTACCCGCTGCTCGGGGATAGCTTCCAGCTCTACGATGAATTCTCCGCCGTGCTCGCTGCCCTGCTCGACCGCTTCTTCGACATGGAGTACGCCGAGTGCGTCAAGGCGTTCGAGACCTACGTTGGCGCTGCCAAGCAGATCGAAACCCTCCTCGCCTTCTACGCCTGGTgcgacgacgccggcgtcgcGCGGTCCTCCGACTTCCCCGACGTCAAGCGCGTCGACGAGAAGCTCCTCGAGACGCTCGAGCAGTTCCTGCGGGTGCGCGGCCGCGCAGgcctcggctcgccgccgccactgccaccGCAATCGGTGCACCAATCCGCCGGCCGTGACCAAGACGAGCCCGCGGAGTACGTCGACATGAACGGCGTCAAGGcgctcccggcgccgccgccggtgcgtgACAGCGCTGAGACCACCCGATCGGTGCCGGCGAAATCCTCCGCCGATCAGGCGCGTCAGCCTGACTTGGTCGACCTTAGAGAACCAGCCGCCACGGCGGACGAGCAGGAGAACAAGCTCACGCTCGCGCTcttctccgcgccgccgccggccacgaaAGGTGCCGACAGCAGCTGGGTCGCGTTCCCATCGGAATCCGACGACGCTCCGGTGGCGATCACGTCGGCGTGGCAGACGCCGGCCGCGGAGCCAGGGAAGGCGGACTGGGAGCTGGCGCTGGTGGAGACAGCGAGCAACCTGTCCCGGCAGACGGCGTCGCTCGGCGGCGGTATGGACCCTCTCCTCCTCGGCGGGATGTACGACCAGGGCGCTGTCCGGCGACAGGTGGCCGCGCAGGCGGTGTCGGGGAGCGCGAGCAGCGTGGCATTGCCCACGCacgggcacggcgcggcggcgcccgtgcTCATGCTGCCGGCGCCCGACGGCACGGTGCAGGCGATCGGCGGCGACCCGTTCGCGGCGTCGctggcggtgccgccgccgtcgtacGTGCAGATGGCGGAGATGGAGCggaagcagcagctgctggtGCAGGAGCAGCAGATGTGGGCGCAGTACCGGCAGGGCGGCATGCAGGGGCAGCCTGTCGGCTTCaacgggctcgccgccggcagcgtGTTCGCAGCGAACACCGCGGTGGCCATGCCCTACGGGATGCCCGTGGCGTACAACCATGTCGGTGGGTACTATTAGCGATATGAGCAATTGAGCATCGTTATTCTGTGAATAATACTCGTGACGACAACAAGTTATAGTTCTTGTCTCTTGATCGATTCTGAATGTGTTTGCAGTTTACACAATAATGATAAATTACTGAGATAAGAATCCGGTTATGTTGGATGTCGATCTTGTTTCTATCTTGGAATTTAAAGTTGAAGTGGAGTTCAGGTTGGAATTcacatttttatttaaaaaaagattGGAATTCACATTTCAGCAGCACAGCAGTTCACGTGTTCCTtgattagcttgtcctaaacgctATTTCTTAAAGAAATGAAATAAGTATCAATCTTTGGCCAGCTCTTTGGCCAGCACCTGTACCAATATGAAAGCCCCATATTAGTCATGTATATACAGTATTATCATGGGATTGTCTGTTTGGGAAGGTGAAACCTAGCTTGTATGTAAAGCCATAGTTTGGATTGGAGTGGttagagctaaactttagcccgtACCTGTTTGGAGACATACAACCTGCTTATTACAGCAGCTGCGGCTACACTGCAGCCGCCGCTACAGCAACCACTATAGTAGAGAGCTGTACACGGCAGCAGCTGTTACTCCAACAACTGCACACAGCCAAACATCAAGTAGTTGTGCTGCTATTCGAGCCTGCAGCCGAATGGCTGGGctgcacagcagcagcaggcgctgCTCCATAAGCTGCAACGAGCAGGTCCTAGCTAATTGATAGAGCTATGTTTGGTAGTGATATATAATGTGTGTAAGTCCCTTACAATATGGTAGGAATTTACACACATGATATATTGCTAAAAAAATCTCGATTTTCTGTTTGGGAATTTTAAAGTTTTGAAAACACACAATGATATATTTATAAAGGGGCAAATGCCCCCTCCCCGACCATCAACATACACCTAGGCTCGGTGCATGCAAACCATTCTCACACACtaaggggcgtttggttccctttgcttatttttagcatgtgtcacatcgaatgtttaaatactaattaggagtattaaacgtagactatttacaaaacccattacacagatggaggctaaatgacgagacaaatctattaagcttaattaatccatcattagcaaatgtttactatagcaacacattgtcaaattatggactaattaggcttaatagattcgtctcaccgtttagcctccacttatgtaatgggttttgtaaatagtctacatttaatactcctaattagtatctaaacattcgatgtgacgggtgctaaaaataagccagAGTAATCAAACCAGGCCTAACTTTTGCAAATCACAACAAAAGCATGTGCAAGAGTCATGCTGGATGTTAATCTTGTTTGTGTTGGAATAGCTCCAGGTGAGATTTTAGCA harbors:
- the LOC117850242 gene encoding probable clathrin assembly protein At4g32285, which encodes MSIRKALGAVKDQATIGIARVSGAVKPDLDVAIVRATSHDDAPPDDRHAREVLRLASGGSQRACVASLARRLARTRDYVVAAKCLALLHRLAAEGDPHLRGELLRPAPSGRRAGEPVLSLLLDFRDEAHAASWEHSAFVRAYALYLDERLRFLVSLLPPPRAVRFADDYNNAVSGASSPPAPAAMVPVGDMDPDGLLIRARQLRQLLDRFLACRPAGAARTSRVVLAALYPLLGDSFQLYDEFSAVLAALLDRFFDMEYAECVKAFETYVGAAKQIETLLAFYAWCDDAGVARSSDFPDVKRVDEKLLETLEQFLRVRGRAGLGSPPPLPPQSVHQSAGRDQDEPAEYVDMNGVKALPAPPPVRDSAETTRSVPAKSSADQARQPDLVDLREPAATADEQENKLTLALFSAPPPATKGADSSWVAFPSESDDAPVAITSAWQTPAAEPGKADWELALVETASNLSRQTASLGGGMDPLLLGGMYDQGAVRRQVAAQAVSGSASSVALPTHGHGAAAPVLMLPAPDGTVQAIGGDPFAASLAVPPPSYVQMAEMERKQQLLVQEQQMWAQYRQGGMQGQPVGFNGLAAGSVFAANTAVAMPYGMPVAYNHVGGYY